A stretch of Endozoicomonas sp. SCSIO W0465 DNA encodes these proteins:
- a CDS encoding NAD-glutamate dehydrogenase domain-containing protein translates to MSPKNLPVNGSREEILAEGISCYRAFISGLLDLTDNLQGGNIIPPEDVIRYDDDDPYLVVAADKGTASFSDIANEVAASYGFWLGDAFASGGSQGYDHKKMGITARGAWESVKRIFKEREIDTQTQDFTVIGIGDMSGDVFGNGMLLSKHIRLIAAFNHQHIFIDPDPDISVSFSERLRLFNLPRSSWADYDRNKISEGGGVFSRQQKSIHLSQQASTLLATDKTILSPAELIQTILKAPVDLLWNGGIGTYIRASNESNADAGDRSNDSVRISASELNTSAVGEGGNLGLTQLARIEFSRRGGLINTDAIDNSGGVDSSDHEVNIKILLNQMVDEGDITIKQRNSLLASMTDEIARLVLRHNFLQSQRLSLSLHQNLLLFNDHRFLIRRLEQKGHLNRDQDCLPSDTELKARVKAGEGLTRPEIAILLSHTKLELFESLVLANVGDDPVLAEKLLDYFPSPLRNQFPDQIRNHPLKTEILATHLSNEVGNRMGATFIGYIGQETRHSELNCVRAFMAIKEIFSIPSIWDQFESLGFEVKDDIQRVELSRIQQHIEKACIWLLKNHGSSMDIESLISNYKPGISVISGQLAELLGEEDCAWLGGRVIWLQEAKLPQTLAETCAGLRYLYYVLFMVCVANEYQFTVTDVASVFFALEDYLCLPWLRERIRQLPVNDLWQRKAQSSLKDQLDRTLNDNCIHVLAYSKGTPEERLKQWLEKNTGLIDRWKATVREIQSAREQNLAMLSVAIQELSLIASS, encoded by the coding sequence TTGTCACCAAAAAATCTCCCGGTCAATGGCTCCAGGGAGGAAATCCTGGCGGAAGGTATTTCATGCTATCGCGCTTTTATCTCCGGGCTTCTGGACCTTACCGATAACCTTCAGGGCGGAAACATAATCCCTCCTGAAGACGTCATACGCTACGATGATGATGACCCTTACCTTGTGGTTGCAGCGGACAAAGGCACCGCCAGCTTTTCCGATATCGCCAACGAGGTAGCAGCATCCTATGGGTTCTGGCTGGGAGATGCTTTTGCCTCTGGAGGCAGTCAGGGCTATGACCATAAAAAAATGGGTATCACTGCCCGAGGTGCCTGGGAGTCGGTAAAAAGGATTTTCAAAGAGCGTGAAATCGATACCCAGACTCAGGATTTTACCGTCATCGGTATTGGCGATATGTCGGGTGATGTATTTGGCAATGGCATGCTGCTTTCCAAACATATTCGACTGATTGCCGCTTTTAACCATCAGCACATCTTTATCGATCCTGACCCGGACATTTCAGTCAGCTTCAGTGAACGCCTGCGCCTGTTCAATTTACCCCGGTCATCCTGGGCAGATTATGATCGCAACAAAATATCAGAAGGTGGTGGGGTATTCAGCCGCCAACAGAAAAGCATTCATTTGAGTCAGCAGGCCAGCACCCTGCTGGCAACGGATAAAACCATCCTGTCGCCCGCTGAACTTATTCAAACGATTCTTAAAGCACCAGTTGATCTCCTATGGAATGGAGGTATCGGTACTTACATAAGAGCCAGCAATGAAAGCAATGCCGATGCGGGGGACCGGTCTAATGACAGTGTCAGGATCAGCGCCAGCGAACTGAATACCAGCGCAGTAGGGGAGGGTGGAAACCTGGGCCTGACTCAGCTGGCAAGAATTGAGTTCTCCAGACGAGGCGGTCTGATCAATACCGACGCTATAGACAACTCAGGCGGGGTCGACAGCTCAGACCATGAAGTCAACATAAAGATTCTGCTTAATCAGATGGTTGATGAGGGTGATATAACCATAAAGCAGCGTAATAGTTTACTGGCCAGTATGACGGATGAGATTGCCAGACTGGTTCTCAGGCATAACTTTTTACAGAGCCAGAGACTCAGCCTGAGCTTGCATCAGAATCTCCTGTTATTTAATGACCACCGCTTCCTGATCAGGAGGCTCGAACAGAAGGGACACCTTAACCGGGATCAGGACTGCCTGCCATCGGATACCGAACTTAAAGCCAGAGTGAAAGCCGGTGAAGGTCTCACCCGGCCAGAAATCGCTATTCTTTTGTCTCATACCAAGCTGGAGCTGTTTGAATCCCTTGTCTTAGCCAATGTTGGCGACGATCCGGTACTGGCAGAAAAACTGCTGGACTATTTCCCATCGCCACTGCGTAACCAGTTCCCTGATCAAATCAGAAACCATCCATTAAAAACCGAAATCCTGGCCACCCATCTCAGTAACGAAGTTGGCAATAGAATGGGAGCAACATTTATTGGGTATATTGGTCAGGAAACCCGACATTCGGAGCTTAATTGTGTCCGGGCATTTATGGCTATAAAAGAGATCTTTTCCATTCCATCCATCTGGGATCAGTTTGAAAGCCTTGGTTTTGAGGTAAAAGATGATATCCAGAGAGTAGAGCTGTCACGGATACAACAGCATATCGAAAAAGCCTGCATCTGGTTACTGAAGAACCATGGCAGCTCTATGGATATTGAGTCTCTTATCAGTAACTACAAACCGGGCATCAGCGTGATCAGTGGACAGCTGGCAGAGCTACTGGGAGAGGAAGATTGTGCATGGCTGGGCGGCAGAGTTATCTGGCTACAGGAAGCCAAGCTGCCGCAAACACTGGCAGAAACCTGCGCAGGCCTTCGGTATCTTTATTACGTACTTTTTATGGTCTGTGTGGCTAATGAGTATCAATTTACCGTTACTGATGTGGCCTCTGTCTTTTTTGCCCTTGAAGATTATCTTTGCCTCCCCTGGTTACGGGAACGTATTCGTCAATTACCGGTTAACGACCTCTGGCAACGCAAAGCACAATCATCCCTGAAAGACCAGTTGGATCGGACCCTCAATGATAATTGTATTCATGTTC